The following proteins come from a genomic window of Henningerozyma blattae CBS 6284 chromosome 4, complete genome:
- the TBLA0D03030 gene encoding alpha-mannosyltransferase (similar to Saccharomyces cerevisiae MNN5 (YJL186W); ancestral locus Anc_1.150): MAPIVRRNRKLIPLSLIFTFFLFYIINENTKTLYYQQVSFSNWKNNQIPISTSNLYDKNNPLAALDNSSNNFRDNFYTFMFSAIARGKPVNPSVKDLKQSKRSECKLESDISMTDNSPGSLSRVSFNSLLNCLSISRPQLDNLKYVHSNFIQLLEAKMSELTKPEFLDQIFPNGRGIVTIGGGKFSVLAMNVIKVLRKTGSTLPVEVVIPPQDEKNEVDFCNNFLPNYNAKCVFFKDVLPKHYAENLRLKGYQIKVMALLISSFKEIIFLDSDNYPLKSLDHVFDADIYKEAGLILWPDIWRRVTNPMYYDIANVSVDINQRVRYGTDDISPPNRYTIPRVHKNNEKEIENKNTIPFHDLLGTVPDASTESGQMIVNKAKHLDTLLLAAYYNFYGPAWYYRLFSQGTAGEGDKETFISAAHTLNKPYYQVKSKVGFDGFWDSKLGFQGIMLLQHDFIQDYEHYSKAKNQVIDHYDDYYHFKSDYNLDRDFYDNLIHEKDISIMFGHTSFFKYEPWVLYHERRYIDHETQQHVRGLRSIGRALDFDLELFCFDNLLQTLCKGNANDKSSIRFAFYKDIQGTPLWDSMCEYLDNRVSYLQKNPFTGN; encoded by the coding sequence atGGCCCCTATAGTTAGAAGGAATAGAAAATTGATACCGTTGTCGTTGATCTTTACATTTTTCCTGTTCTATATAATCAACGAAAACACAAAGACTTTGTATTACCAGCAAGTATCGTTTTctaattggaaaaataatCAGATCCCTATATCGACGTCTAACTTGTATGATAAGAATAATCCCTTAGCAGCTCTGGATAATTCGTCCAATAATTTTAGGGATAACTTCTACACTTTTATGTTTAGTGCTATAGCGAGGGGTAAGCCAGTCAATCCTTCAGTAAAAGATTTGAAACAATCAAAGAGATCAGAATGTAAATTAGAATCAGATATTTCCATGACTGATAATTCTCCAGGTTCGTTATCGAGAGTATCTTTCAATAGTTTATTGAATTGTTTATCTATTTCACGTCCCCAATTGGATAACTTGAAATATGTTCATTCCAATTTCATTCAGTTGTTAGAGGCAAAAATGTCTGAATTAACAAAACCGGAATTCCTTGATCAAATATTCCCCAACGGTAGAGGTATTGTCACCATTGGAGGTGGGAAGTTTTCTGTCTTGGCTATGAATGTTATTAAAGTGTTAAGAAAGACAGGGTCCACCTTACCTGTAGAAGTTGTTATTCCTCCacaagatgaaaaaaatgaagttgatttttgtaataatttcttaCCAAATTATAATGCAAAGTGTGTCTTCTTTAAGGATGTTCTACCAAAACACTATGCTGAAAACTTACGTTTAAAGGGTTATCAAATTAAAGTCATGGCTCTTTTGATATCAAGCTTTAAAGAAATCATCTTTCTAGATTCAGATAATTATCCTTTGAAATCCCTAGACCATGTATTCGACGCagatatttataaagaAGCAGGATTGATTCTCTGGCCAGATATTTGGAGACGTGTCACGAACCCAATGTATTATGACATCGCAAACGTTTCTGTAGATATCAATCAAAGAGTTAGATACGGTACAGATGATATTTCTCCACCAAATAGATACACCATTCCTCGTGTccataaaaataatgaaaaagaaatcgaaaataaaaataccaTCCCATTCCATGATCTTCTTGGAACTGTTCCTGATGCTTCCACTGAATCAGGTCAAATGATCGTTAATAAAGCTAAGCATCTAGatacattattattagccgcatattataatttctaTGGTCCAGCTTGGTACTATAGATTGTTTTCACAGGGAACTGCAGGTGAAGGTGATAAAGAAACTTTTATTTCTGCTGCTCATACCCTAAACAAGCCATATTATCAAGTCAAATCAAAAGTCGGGTTCGATGGGTTTTGGGATTCCAAATTGGGCTTCCAAGGTATCATGTTATTACAACATGACTTCATTCAAGATTACGAACATTATTCAAAGGCTAAAAATCAAGTCATCGATCACTATGAcgattattatcatttcaAATCAGATTATAACTTGGATAGAGATTTCTATGACAATCTGATCCATGAAAAGGACATCAGCATCATGTTTGGTCACACTtcattcttcaaatatgaACCCTGGGTGTTGTATCATGAACGTAGATATATCGATCACGAAACTCAACAACATGTCCGCGGTTTAAGATCAATTGGTAGAGCCTTAGATTTCGATTTGGAATTGTTTTGTTTCGATAACTTATTACAAACGTTATGTAAAGGCAATGCAAATGACAAATCTTCAATTCGTTTTGCATTCTACAAAGATATCCAAGGTACTCCATTATGGGATTCTATGTGTGAATATTTGGATAATAGAGTGTCTTATCTACAAAAGAATCCATTCACAGGCAATTAG
- the RPL39 gene encoding 60S ribosomal protein eL39 (similar to Saccharomyces cerevisiae RPL39 (YJL189W); ancestral locus Anc_1.148), translating to MPAQKSFRIKQKLAKAKKQNRPLPQWIRLRTDNTIRYNAKRRHWRRTKLNF from the exons ATGCCT GCCCAAAAGAGTTTCAGAATCAAGCAAAAGTTGGCCAAGGCCAAGAAGCAAAACAGACCATTGCCACAATGGATCAGATTAAGAACTGACAACACTATCCGTTACAACGCCAAGAGAAGACACTGGAGAAGAACCAAGTTGaacttttaa
- the RPS22A gene encoding 40S ribosomal protein uS8 (similar to Saccharomyces cerevisiae RPS22A (YJL190C); ancestral locus Anc_1.147) — MTRTSVLADALNAINNAEKTGKRQVMIRPSSKVIIKFLQVIQKHGYIGEFEYIDDHRSGKIVIQLNGRLNKVGVISPRFNVKIADIEKWTENLLPARQFGYVILTTSAGIMDHEEARRKHVSGKILGFVY, encoded by the coding sequence ATGACTAGAACTTCTGTCTTAGCCGATGCTTTAAATGCTATTAACAACGCCGAAAAGACTGGTAAACGTCAAGTTATGATTAGACCATCTTCTAAGGTCATCATCAAGTTCTTACAAGTTATCCAAAAGCATGGTTACATTGGTGAATTCGAATACATTGACGACCACAGATCTGGTAAGATCGTTATCCAATTGAACGGTAGATTGAACAAGGTCGGTGTTATTTCTCCAAGATTCAACGTCAAGATTgctgatattgaaaaatggaCTGAAAACTTATTACCAGCCAGACAATTCGGTTACGTTATCTTGACTACTTCCGCTGGTATCATGGACCACGAAGAAGCTAGAAGAAAGCACGTTTCCGGTAAGATTTTAGGTTTCGTCTACTAA
- the TBLA0D03060 gene encoding 40S ribosomal protein uS11 (similar to Saccharomyces cerevisiae RPS14A (YCR031C) and RPS14B (YJL191W); ancestral locus Anc_1.146) — MSAVVQSRDASQVFGVARIFASFNDTFVHVTDLSGKETICRVTGGMKVKADRDESSPYAAMLAAQDVAAKCKEVGITAVHVKIRATGGTRTKTPGPGGQAALRALARSGLRIGRIEDVTPVPSDSTRKKGGRRGRRL; from the coding sequence ATGTCCGCCGTTGTTCAATCCCGTGACGCTTCCCAAGTCTTTGGTGTTGCTAGAATTTTTGCTTCCTTCAACGATACTTTCGTCCATGTTACTGATTTATCTGGTAAGGAAACCATCTGCAGAGTTACTGGTGGTATGAAAGTTAAGGCTGATAGAGATGAATCTTCTCCATACGCTGCTATGTTAGCTGCCCAAGATGTTGCTGCCAAGTGTAAGGAAGTTGGTATCACTGCCGTCCATGTTAAAATTAGAGCTACTGGTGGTACTAGAACCAAGACCCCAGGTCCAGGTGGTCAAGCTGCTTTAAGAGCTTTGGCTAGATCCGGTTTGAGAATTGGTAGAATTGAAGATGTTACTCCAGTTCCATCTGACTCCACCAGAAAGAAGGGTGGTAGAAGAGGTAGAAGATTATGA